In Salinibaculum sp. SYNS191, the genomic window ATAATCTCCCGGAGTGCTCCCCCACTCACACTCGGCCACAGCCCCGTCGTTGTGTTGACCACCGCCTTCGTATTCGCGCGCTGCGTCGACTGTGTGTGACGACGAATGAACGACCTCCCCGTCTCGTTCGACTTCGAGGACGAATCGGTGTGACGACTCCGTGTCGGCATTGTGAACGCCGAACCACCCGAGTTGAGCCGTTGGATTCACCGCGTCTCGAATCGAGGAGATACAGCCACTACTTGTACCTGCTGTCAGCATGCCAAGGATTGCAATGACACTCCGACGGCGCATACTGATTTTCAGTCACTCGTCGGTAAGTGCTTTGCCGGTCTCTCCCACTTCTGCGACTTCGAACGGCACGAGAGGAGTTCGCTGACACCCCGTAGTTGTCCCGCGGTCACACTCCACACAGCCGTCTATAAGCTATCTGGCAGCGAACTAGCCATATGGCACAGACACAGCGCACCCTCTCCAGTCAGCTCCTCCTCGGGGCACTCATCGTCCTCCTGGGGCTGGTCCTCCTCGCGGACACGACGGGGACAGTCGACACCAGCTTCCTGTTCGACTACATCCCCTCGCTGTTCGTCCTCGTGGGCGTGTACGCGCTCGTCCGCAGCGGCTTCCGGAACGTCTTCGGGCCGCTGGTCATCATCGTCCTGGCCGGGCTCTGGCAGGCGACGACGCTGGGGTTCGTCGAGGCGGCCGACGTCGTCTCGCTGTGGCCGCTTTTCATCGTCCTCTTTGGCCTCTCGCTGGTGCTGAGCCAGTTCCGCTCGCCGCCGGCCACGACGGGCACCTCGCACGTCACCGGCTTCGGCGTCTTCAGCGGCAACGAACAGCGCGTGACGACCGAGCGCTTCACCGGCGCGAACCTCACCGCTCTCTTCGGCGGTGCCGAACTCGACCTGCGGGACGCGACGGTCGCTGAACCGCCGGCCCACGTCAGTTGCATCGCCCTGTTCGGCGGCGTCGAGGTGAAAGTGCCCGAGGAGTGGAACGTCGAGATGGACGTGCTCCCGCTGTTCGGCGGCGCGACAGACGAGCGGATGCGCCGCGAGCGCGACCACGACGAGGTCGACCTCGTCGTCACGGGGTTCGCCGCCTTCGGCGGCGTCTCTGTGACGGACTGACGGCGGACGGGGTGACCCGCGGTCGTCATTTCACGGCCTGATAACGCGTAGCAATGTTGATACTCCTCCGGGAGTGTATCACAGATAGTAACACGTCGATGAGTACCACGCTGATTCTCCTGGCGACCGCCGTCCTGCTGGCCGCGCTGGCGGTCATCGGATGGCGGAACCGGGAGACGCCGAGTGCGCGGGCGTTCGCCGCGTTGCAGTCGCTGGCGACCGTCTGGGTCGGGATGACCGTGGTCGGCCTGCAACTGTCCCACGGCCCCCTCCGGCTCCGGGTCTGGGCCATCGTGACGGGGCTGAGCCTGCTCTCGACCGTCCTCTGGCTGGCGTTCATCCTGGCGTACACCGGGCGAAGCGAGTGGGTGCAGTCCGGGTGGTTCGCGGCCGTTGCGACGCCGCTGGTCGCGGGAGCCGTGACCTACGCCGTCGCGCCGACCTGGGAGCCGCTGGTCGGCGGGCTCACGGAGGCGTCGATTCCGGCCGGCACCGTCATCACGTCGTCGGTCGGCCCGGTCGGGGCCGCCCTCGGGCTGTACATCTACGGGGTCTTCTTCACCGGATTCGTCGTCGTGGCAAAGACCGTCCTGGAGCGCGACAAGCTCTTTCTCGGCCAGGCGAGCGCGCTCGTCCTCGGGACGCTCGTGACGGTGCTGGGGAGCATGGGGAGCATCGTCGGGTTCCCGGTCGACGGGTTCCCGGCCACGCAGGTTGCGCTCGGGCCGGAGTCGCTGCTGTTTGGCTACGCGGTCTTCCGCACGAAGTTCCTCGACCAGGTGCCCGCCGTGGCCCGCATCGGGGAACGAGCGGTCTTCCAGGACCTCGACGACGGCGTCGTGGTCGTCGGCGACGACACCGTGTTGCAGGCCAACCCCCGCGCCCACGCGTACCTCGACGCGGACGACCTCGCGGGGACGCCGCTGTCGGCGGTCTTCGAGGAGATGGGGGTGGACTCGCTTTCGGACTACCCGGCGCGGTTCCAGCGCCGCGGCCGCACGTACCAGGCGAAGGTGTCGTCGGTGACGGACTGGCGCGACCGGGAGGTCGGCCGGACGCTGGTCATCAGGGACGTCACGCAACTGGTGCGCCGCCAGGAGCGGCTGTCGGTGCTCAACCGCATCCTCCGGCACAACCTCCGCAACGACCTGAACGTGATTCTCGGGTTCGCGGCCCAGATAGAACACGAGAGCGGCGACGACGTCGCGACGCTGGGGGAGAAGGTCAGCCGGAAGGCCCGGAGCCTCTCCAGCATCAGCGAGAAGGCACTGGAGGTCGAGCGGATGTTCGACCGCGAGTCCGAGGCGCGGTCCGTCGACGTCGAGTCGCTCGTCACCGACGTCGTCTCCTCGCTCGCCGACCAGCACCCGGAAGCAACCGTCGAGACGGACGTGGAGGGCGGAGAGGTGCAGACGTACCCGCGGCTGTTCGCCGTCGTCCTCCGTGAGGTGGTCGAGAACGCGCTGGTCCACAGCGGGTCCGCGCCGTCGGTCACCGTCGACGTCTCGACCACGGACCACCGGGTCGAACTCGTCGTGACCGACGACGGGCCGGGGATACCCCGGGCGGAACTGGACCCCATCCAGTCGGGCGAGGAGACGCCGCTTTCACACGCGAGCAGCCTGGGGATGTGGCTCGTCTCCTGGGGCACGCGGTCGCTGGGCGGGACAGTCGACTTCCGGACCTCGTCGGAGGGGTCGACGGTCCGGATATCGGTGCCGGACCGCCGGACGTTCGAGACCGACGTGCCGGTCGCGCCGACGGAGTCCGCGTAGCCCCCGCTACCGCGAACCGGCGGTGTTTTTGACCTCCATGCCAGAAAGGGTGCACATGAGTCGAGACACACTGCCGACGGACAACCCGGCGGTGGTCACGGTGGGGCTGCCCTACGCGAACGGGGACCTCCACGTCGGCCACCTGCGCGGGTACGTCAGCGGCGACGTCTACGCCCGCGCGCTCCGGCGGGTCGGCCAGCAGACCGCCTTCGTCTGCGGGTCCGACATGCACGGCACGCCCATCGCGGTCAACGCCGCCGAGGAGGGCGTCGACCCCGAGTCCTTCGCCCTGGAGTACCACGAACTGTACGAGCGGACCTTCCCGCAGTTCAACGTCGAGTTCGACAACTACGGCCACACCCACGACGAGACGAACACGGAGACCACCCGCGAGTTCGTCCGGACCTGGGTCGAGCAGGGCCACGTCTTCGAGAAGGAGATTCAGGTCGCCTGGGACACCGAGGAGGACCAGCCCCTGCCCGACCGCTTCGTCGAGGGGACCTGCCCGTACTGCGGCGAGCACGCCCGCGGCGACGAGTGCGACGAGGGCTGTCAGCGCCACCTCGAACCCGGCGAAATCGAGGACCCGGTGAGCACCATCACCGGCAACCCCGCCGAGTACCGCCGCCGGGAACACGAGTTCCTGCGCCTGTCGGACTTCCAGGACTACCTCCAGCACTTCATCGACCGCCTCGAAGGCACGGAGAACGCGAGCAACCAGCCCCGCGAGTGGATCGAAGGGGAGCTACAGGACCTCTGTATCACCCGCGACATGGACTGGGGCATCGACTACCCGGGCGAGGGCGAAGAGGACCTCGTCCTGTACGTCTGGGTGGACGCCCCCATCGAATACGTCTCCTCGACCAAACAGTACACCGAGCGCGTCGGGGCCGACGAGTACGACTGGGAGGAGGTCTGGAAACCCGGCGGCGAGGAGCGCCTGGGCGCGGAATGGGACGAGTCCTGGGACGACGAGACCGGCGAGATAATCCACGTCATCGGCCGGGACATCATCCAGCACCACACCGTCTTCTGGCCCGCGATGCTCCGCGGGGCGGGCTACGCCGAACCCCGGGCCGTGCTGGCGACTGGCTTCGTCGGTATCGACGGGAAGGCGCTGTCGACGTCACGTAACCGAGCCGTCTGGGCCGACGAGTACCTGGAGACCGGCTTCCACCCCGACCTGTTCCGGTACTACATCACCACCGGCTCCGGGCTGGAGACGGACGTCGACTTCTCCTGGGACCGCTTCGCCGAGCGGGTCAACGGCGAACTCGTCGGCAACCTCGGGAACTTCTGCTACCGCGCGCTGCTCTTTGCCCACCGGAACTACGACGGGACGCCGGACGCGGACGTCAGCGAGGAGGTCGCCGAGCGCATCACGGGGGCCGTCGAGGAGTTCGAGGCCGCCGTCGGCGAGTACCGCCTGCGCGACGTCGCCGACGTGGCCGTCGACCTGGCCGACTTCGGCAACGAGTACATCCAGCGCAACGAACCCTGGAACCTCGTCGACGACGACCCAGACCGGGCCGCGCAGGTCATCCGCGACTGCGTGCAACTGACGAAGGCCTGTGCCGTCCTGATGCAGCCGGTGCTGCCCGAGAAGGCCGCCGACCTCTGGGACCAGCTCGGCGAGACGGGCAGCGTCGACGACGCGACGCAGGCGGCCGCGCTGGACGCGCCGCCGGCCGACTTCGGCGAGCCGTCGGAGCTGTTCACCAAAATCGAAGACGAGGAAGTCGAGGAACTCAACGAGACGCTGCGCGAGCGCGTCGCGGCAGCGAGCGAGGACGAAGACGACGACGGGGACGAGGCGGA contains:
- the metG gene encoding methionine--tRNA ligase is translated as MSRDTLPTDNPAVVTVGLPYANGDLHVGHLRGYVSGDVYARALRRVGQQTAFVCGSDMHGTPIAVNAAEEGVDPESFALEYHELYERTFPQFNVEFDNYGHTHDETNTETTREFVRTWVEQGHVFEKEIQVAWDTEEDQPLPDRFVEGTCPYCGEHARGDECDEGCQRHLEPGEIEDPVSTITGNPAEYRRREHEFLRLSDFQDYLQHFIDRLEGTENASNQPREWIEGELQDLCITRDMDWGIDYPGEGEEDLVLYVWVDAPIEYVSSTKQYTERVGADEYDWEEVWKPGGEERLGAEWDESWDDETGEIIHVIGRDIIQHHTVFWPAMLRGAGYAEPRAVLATGFVGIDGKALSTSRNRAVWADEYLETGFHPDLFRYYITTGSGLETDVDFSWDRFAERVNGELVGNLGNFCYRALLFAHRNYDGTPDADVSEEVAERITGAVEEFEAAVGEYRLRDVADVAVDLADFGNEYIQRNEPWNLVDDDPDRAAQVIRDCVQLTKACAVLMQPVLPEKAADLWDQLGETGSVDDATQAAALDAPPADFGEPSELFTKIEDEEVEELNETLRERVAAASEDEDDDGDEAESVDLEPLAEERIGFEDFQAVDIRVGEITAAEPIEDSDNLMRLEVDIGVEQRQVVAGIKGLHDAEDLPGTRCVLLANMEKAELFGYESNGMILAAGEDADLLTTHADAPLGTKIR
- a CDS encoding LiaF transmembrane domain-containing protein, translated to MAQTQRTLSSQLLLGALIVLLGLVLLADTTGTVDTSFLFDYIPSLFVLVGVYALVRSGFRNVFGPLVIIVLAGLWQATTLGFVEAADVVSLWPLFIVLFGLSLVLSQFRSPPATTGTSHVTGFGVFSGNEQRVTTERFTGANLTALFGGAELDLRDATVAEPPAHVSCIALFGGVEVKVPEEWNVEMDVLPLFGGATDERMRRERDHDEVDLVVTGFAAFGGVSVTD
- a CDS encoding histidine kinase N-terminal 7TM domain-containing protein, with translation MSTTLILLATAVLLAALAVIGWRNRETPSARAFAALQSLATVWVGMTVVGLQLSHGPLRLRVWAIVTGLSLLSTVLWLAFILAYTGRSEWVQSGWFAAVATPLVAGAVTYAVAPTWEPLVGGLTEASIPAGTVITSSVGPVGAALGLYIYGVFFTGFVVVAKTVLERDKLFLGQASALVLGTLVTVLGSMGSIVGFPVDGFPATQVALGPESLLFGYAVFRTKFLDQVPAVARIGERAVFQDLDDGVVVVGDDTVLQANPRAHAYLDADDLAGTPLSAVFEEMGVDSLSDYPARFQRRGRTYQAKVSSVTDWRDREVGRTLVIRDVTQLVRRQERLSVLNRILRHNLRNDLNVILGFAAQIEHESGDDVATLGEKVSRKARSLSSISEKALEVERMFDRESEARSVDVESLVTDVVSSLADQHPEATVETDVEGGEVQTYPRLFAVVLREVVENALVHSGSAPSVTVDVSTTDHRVELVVTDDGPGIPRAELDPIQSGEETPLSHASSLGMWLVSWGTRSLGGTVDFRTSSEGSTVRISVPDRRTFETDVPVAPTESA